A region of Methanomicrobium sp. W14 DNA encodes the following proteins:
- a CDS encoding endonuclease/exonuclease/phosphatase family protein, whose protein sequence is MAARKKKSHIFLKFAVVAVIFVVAFSQRSVIINSVDDVVKDISPGDSKLLKVGAFNIQVFGTSKADKDDVMNVLAKIIRDYDIIAIEEIRDISNTSLPKLVNLVNSDGSEYSYFVSERLGRTSSKEQYAYIYNTKTVEPLVPPFVYPYDTQDIFHRDPYIGSFKSTEGVFNATFVVIHTDPDDAREEIDGLYNVAEYAKGVLSADETVVVMGDFNADGSYFDEDSYTPMKSGGYNWVTDNSEDTTTGNTNCTYDRIVLTGSGDFYTGTAGVFRFDQSYSLSEDLTKQVSDHYPVYAMFSKGLTRNDSGIFGIDIPYITGNDSSEPSQDGHQNDNKSGKNYPELSRLSLRENTVVISNTGSGTIDLGNYRITSVSTGNSYVFPEGLNLPPFGMITLYSSTDENQGYTLYWNAEEDVWNDTKDSAELYSPSGVLIDTITSTS, encoded by the coding sequence ATGGCTGCCAGAAAAAAGAAATCACATATTTTTTTGAAATTTGCGGTTGTTGCGGTTATCTTTGTTGTCGCATTTTCGCAGAGAAGCGTCATAATAAACTCGGTCGACGACGTGGTAAAAGACATCAGCCCAGGCGACTCAAAACTTCTTAAGGTCGGTGCATTCAACATTCAGGTCTTCGGGACATCAAAGGCTGACAAAGACGATGTGATGAATGTACTTGCAAAAATCATAAGGGACTATGATATAATTGCAATCGAGGAAATCAGGGACATTTCAAACACATCTCTTCCGAAACTCGTAAACCTCGTAAATTCGGACGGCTCAGAATACTCGTATTTCGTGAGCGAAAGACTCGGGAGAACCTCAAGCAAAGAACAGTACGCCTACATATACAACACAAAAACGGTCGAGCCTCTTGTGCCCCCGTTCGTTTACCCTTATGACACACAGGACATATTCCACCGTGACCCGTATATAGGCTCATTCAAATCGACCGAAGGAGTCTTCAACGCAACTTTTGTCGTAATACATACCGACCCTGACGATGCCAGGGAGGAAATCGACGGGCTGTATAATGTCGCAGAATATGCAAAAGGTGTTCTTTCGGCAGACGAGACAGTAGTCGTTATGGGAGACTTCAACGCTGACGGTTCATACTTTGACGAGGACTCTTACACACCGATGAAGTCAGGCGGCTACAACTGGGTTACAGACAATTCAGAAGACACGACAACCGGAAATACCAACTGCACATATGACAGGATAGTCCTTACCGGAAGCGGTGATTTCTATACAGGTACAGCGGGCGTATTCAGGTTTGACCAGAGTTATTCACTCTCGGAAGACCTCACAAAACAGGTGTCAGACCACTATCCCGTATATGCGATGTTTTCAAAGGGACTGACCCGGAATGATTCAGGAATATTCGGGATAGACATTCCCTATATAACCGGAAATGACAGTTCAGAACCATCACAGGATGGACATCAAAATGACAATAAATCCGGCAAAAATTATCCTGAATTGAGCAGACTCAGCCTGCGTGAAAATACGGTTGTAATATCAAACACGGGGTCAGGGACAATTGACCTTGGAAATTACAGGATTACAAGTGTAAGTACAGGCAATTCATACGTATTTCCCGAAGGTCTGAACCTTCCGCCTTTCGGAATGATTACACTTTACAGCAGTACAGACGAAAACCAGGGCTACACACTCTACTGGAACGCGGAAGAAGACGTGTGGAATGACACAAAAGATTCGGCAGAACTTTACAGTCCGTCCGGAGTTCTTATCGATACGATAACATCCACTTCATAG
- the thiI gene encoding tRNA uracil 4-sulfurtransferase ThiI: MTTTVMAKYGELFLKSDSVMHYYTKLLAKNIKTALNAAGLKGDIEIHRGRMLINGERPEEIAEVVSKIFGIVGVSIALRTSNDRDEIEKKAAEYASGKLKPGMSFAVRAKRSNLKGFTSQELGASAGSRIYDRITGLSVDLTKPDYEIFVEARKEGGLIYDCSIKGPGGLPMGTQGKVLSLISAGIDSPVASWLAMKRGCTVSFIHFNGGRYMGKDTLKAALENMASLSLWTRGQYLEMYSVNTERFYDALTGIENIRNRCLVCKRFMLKAAAEIVRREGYYAIVMGNNIGQVASQTLVNLGIVESVLPHDIPVIQPLITYDKDETVKIARKIGTFREFAGDVGCSVVPKHPAVSADIESVLNDEEEIDIPGLVKECLFDTVKYRAINGKIKE; the protein is encoded by the coding sequence ATGACAACCACAGTTATGGCAAAATACGGGGAGCTTTTTTTGAAGAGCGATTCCGTTATGCACTACTATACAAAACTTCTTGCAAAAAACATCAAAACCGCACTGAATGCAGCAGGGCTTAAAGGCGATATTGAAATTCACAGGGGAAGAATGCTGATAAACGGGGAAAGGCCGGAAGAAATAGCTGAAGTTGTCTCAAAGATATTCGGGATAGTCGGAGTAAGTATAGCACTTCGGACATCAAACGACAGGGATGAAATTGAAAAGAAGGCTGCGGAATATGCATCCGGAAAATTAAAGCCCGGCATGTCATTTGCGGTCAGGGCCAAAAGGTCAAACCTCAAAGGGTTTACCAGCCAGGAACTTGGAGCATCGGCAGGAAGCAGAATTTACGACAGGATTACAGGACTTTCTGTCGACCTTACAAAACCTGACTACGAAATATTCGTCGAGGCGAGAAAGGAAGGCGGCCTTATATATGACTGCTCAATAAAAGGCCCCGGCGGCCTTCCAATGGGCACGCAGGGAAAAGTATTGTCCCTGATATCAGCGGGAATCGATTCGCCTGTCGCATCATGGCTTGCAATGAAGCGTGGGTGCACGGTTTCATTCATTCACTTCAACGGCGGCAGGTACATGGGAAAAGACACTCTCAAAGCCGCACTTGAAAATATGGCATCCTTATCCCTGTGGACACGCGGGCAGTACCTTGAGATGTATTCTGTTAATACGGAAAGATTCTATGACGCCCTGACAGGAATTGAAAACATCAGAAACCGCTGCCTTGTCTGCAAAAGATTTATGCTGAAAGCCGCAGCAGAGATCGTCAGAAGAGAAGGCTACTACGCAATTGTCATGGGAAACAATATAGGTCAGGTTGCATCGCAGACCCTTGTAAATCTCGGTATTGTTGAGTCCGTCCTCCCGCATGATATTCCCGTTATCCAGCCCCTCATTACTTACGACAAAGACGAAACCGTAAAAATCGCAAGAAAAATAGGCACATTCAGGGAATTCGCAGGTGACGTCGGGTGCAGCGTCGTCCCGAAACACCCGGCGGTGTCTGCCGATATAGAATCGGTTCTGAATGATGAAGAAGAGATTGATATCCCCGGTCTGGTTAAGGAATGTCTTTTTGATACCGTAAAATACAGGGCTATAAACGGAAAAATAAAAGAGTGA
- the pscS gene encoding O-phospho-L-seryl-tRNA:Cys-tRNA synthase produces the protein MLCADKIEARSVEEMYINIDPIQAGGRLTPEAQKAVIAYSDGYSVCDNCMKPFRLDYIKKPPLADFHEDCAKWLNMGAVRVVPGARRGFQAVANTLVDKGDPVILTALSHYTEFVSVEQSGGVPFEIPKDDNNHITGENAAQKIDEVIKEQKKTPSLLYLDHADYQFGNIHDVEGIVKAAHSYDIPVLLNGAYTVGVMPVDGKKLGVDFIVGSGHKSMAAPAPSGIVASTDEYAGRVFRTTQAKGDVTGRTFGIKEVEMMGCTLMGVTMAGLVASFPSVKKRVENWDTEVSHSRMVADALCSIDGTECLSDMPREHTLTRVNTVGSFDKVAQTHKKRGYFFSGELKKKGVCGVIAGSTRVWKYNTFGLSERQINYLCDTFREIAENNGLTVNR, from the coding sequence ATGCTTTGCGCAGATAAAATCGAGGCACGCTCGGTCGAGGAGATGTACATAAACATCGACCCGATTCAGGCAGGGGGAAGACTGACCCCGGAAGCCCAGAAGGCTGTTATTGCATATTCCGACGGCTACTCCGTATGCGACAACTGCATGAAGCCTTTCCGTCTTGACTACATAAAAAAACCACCTCTTGCTGATTTTCATGAGGACTGTGCAAAATGGCTTAACATGGGTGCCGTAAGGGTTGTTCCCGGAGCAAGGCGCGGGTTTCAGGCGGTCGCAAACACTCTTGTAGATAAGGGAGACCCGGTAATTCTCACCGCCCTGTCCCACTATACCGAGTTCGTGTCGGTGGAGCAGTCCGGCGGAGTTCCATTTGAAATCCCGAAGGACGACAATAACCACATTACAGGAGAGAACGCCGCCCAAAAAATTGATGAAGTGATAAAAGAGCAGAAGAAGACCCCTTCTCTGTTGTACCTTGACCATGCGGATTACCAGTTCGGAAACATCCACGACGTAGAAGGCATAGTGAAAGCCGCACATTCGTATGATATACCTGTTCTTTTGAACGGTGCATATACGGTCGGAGTGATGCCGGTAGACGGGAAAAAGCTTGGAGTCGATTTTATTGTAGGGTCGGGGCACAAGAGCATGGCTGCACCTGCACCTTCGGGAATCGTTGCGTCAACAGATGAATACGCCGGCCGTGTATTCCGGACGACTCAGGCTAAGGGAGACGTTACAGGCCGCACATTCGGAATAAAAGAGGTCGAGATGATGGGGTGCACCCTTATGGGAGTCACTATGGCAGGGCTTGTCGCCTCTTTTCCGTCAGTGAAGAAACGTGTTGAAAACTGGGACACCGAGGTTTCCCACAGCAGAATGGTAGCTGATGCGCTCTGCTCAATAGATGGCACGGAATGCTTAAGTGACATGCCCCGTGAGCATACACTTACAAGAGTAAATACCGTAGGCTCCTTTGACAAGGTTGCACAGACGCATAAAAAAAGAGGATACTTCTTCTCAGGTGAGCTTAAAAAGAAGGGTGTCTGCGGTGTCATAGCAGGCTCGACGAGGGTCTGGAAGTACAATACCTTTGGTCTTTCGGAGAGACAGATTAACTACCTTTGCGACACCTTCAGGGAAATAGCGGAAAACAACGGTTTAACCGTTAACCGCTGA
- a CDS encoding DUF2150 family protein, which produces MARKKAEKVEPTSVLYYFYTQERWDNWLKTLLEMNFDEDPESDEMPEGLASLDNFSKDVNVSVMKIIKVFQNGSYESKTALDKLNEVEEIIMGEVPECEISDIIQGLQMRFLVLFMSCKRYLNGDTGEGEIKDLVKEGRKICGDDVEKALDTAAVIGSKVLNGESCCGKYLRSGSDDPDEEPSMFDEWLVEIDDMGEALKSLKKFDEEFGVGI; this is translated from the coding sequence ATGGCAAGGAAAAAAGCGGAAAAAGTAGAGCCGACTTCAGTATTATATTACTTTTATACACAGGAAAGATGGGACAACTGGCTTAAAACGCTTCTTGAGATGAATTTCGACGAAGACCCGGAATCGGACGAGATGCCGGAAGGTCTTGCTTCTCTTGACAACTTCTCAAAGGATGTCAATGTGTCAGTGATGAAGATAATAAAAGTCTTTCAGAACGGAAGTTACGAGTCAAAGACGGCCCTTGATAAACTCAATGAAGTTGAAGAGATAATTATGGGCGAAGTCCCGGAGTGCGAAATATCTGACATCATACAGGGCCTTCAGATGCGTTTTCTGGTGCTCTTCATGTCGTGCAAGAGGTATCTTAACGGTGACACCGGTGAAGGAGAGATAAAAGACCTTGTTAAGGAAGGCAGGAAAATCTGCGGGGACGATGTTGAAAAGGCCCTTGATACGGCAGCCGTGATAGGCTCCAAAGTCCTCAACGGAGAGTCCTGCTGCGGGAAATATCTCAGAAGCGGTTCAGATGACCCGGACGAGGAGCCTTCCATGTTTGACGAATGGCTTGTCGAGATAGACGATATGGGAGAGGCGCTGAAATCTCTTAAGAAATTTGACGAGGAATTCGGAGTAGGGATTTGA
- a CDS encoding DUF5814 domain-containing protein, whose translation MISDKARFKAAKKLEKIVGYRVPGFAFKGQFLEAVCASLDYQRLDRRLKQQLMNFMKAFLNCKCKTNPLCGCAERKFASEILELRISGMNHRQISEFLLDEYGLSVFPADILSYLEESVHVLEAVKDVSLIEGKNDLAELSAGTILSIEG comes from the coding sequence TTGATCTCGGATAAGGCACGTTTTAAAGCCGCGAAAAAGCTTGAAAAAATTGTAGGCTACCGTGTACCTGGATTTGCTTTCAAGGGGCAGTTTCTGGAAGCAGTATGCGCCAGCCTGGATTACCAGCGTCTTGACAGGCGCTTAAAGCAGCAGCTTATGAATTTCATGAAAGCTTTTCTTAACTGCAAATGCAAGACAAATCCACTTTGCGGCTGCGCCGAGAGAAAATTTGCATCTGAAATTCTCGAGTTAAGAATTTCCGGGATGAACCACAGGCAGATATCAGAATTTCTTCTTGACGAATACGGCCTGTCGGTTTTTCCGGCCGACATCCTCAGCTACCTGGAGGAGTCGGTGCATGTTCTGGAAGCTGTAAAGGACGTCTCATTGATTGAGGGGAAAAATGACCTTGCGGAACTTTCTGCCGGAACGATTCTCAGTATTGAAGGATAA